From Coccinella septempunctata chromosome 4, icCocSept1.1, whole genome shotgun sequence, a single genomic window includes:
- the LOC123311044 gene encoding uncharacterized protein C18orf19 homolog A, with protein MATILSRLIRSNSNKILQVFECRCLSSTLFPIRTYTITTYQSVQRRKKLCDVESTALLRSFKYFSDEKKKVEIGSKEIIKPSLFQRFKQMYKEYWYVLIPVHIVTSIGWFGGFYYMASSGVDIIGVLEALHVNEKIINSMRDSHMGYVAIAYACYKIATPARYTVTLGGTTITINYLKKWGYIKPVPSPGQLKEMYKERKTNFDKSMKEKKEDLLAKREVLKSKIDNRLEQGLHKIEELKDKTDRMKKKAEDILKEKK; from the exons ATGGCAACTATACTTTCGAGACTGATCCGTTCGAATTCGaataaaattttgcaagtttttGAATGCAGATGTCTCAGTTCAACGCTTTTTCCTATTAGAACTTACACTATAACAACATACCAATCTGTacaaagaagaaaaaagttaTGTGATGTGGAGTCTACAGCGTTATTGCGatctttcaaatacttttcAGACGAAAAAAAGAAGGTTGAAATAGGGTCAAAGGAAATCATAAAGCCATCCCTTTTTCAAAGATTCAAACAAATGTATAAGGAATACTGGTATGTTTTGATACCAGTTCACATTGTCACATCAATAGGTTGGTTTGGAGGATTCTACTATATGGCTAGTAG tggtgtCGATATTATTGGGGTATTAGAAGCCCTGCAtgtcaatgaaaaaatcattaattCAATGAGGGATTCACATATGGGATATGTGGCCATAGCCTATGCATGCTATAAAATAGCCACACCTGCAAGATATACAGTAACACTAGGAGGTACAACTATAACaattaattatttgaaaaaatggggTTACATTAAACCAGTACCCAGTCCTGGACAGTTAAAAGAAATGTATAAAGAAAGGAAAACTAATTTTGATAAAAGCATGAAGGAGAAAAAGGAGGATCTTTTAGCAAAGAGAGAAGTATTGAAATCAAAGATAGATAATCGACTAGAGCAAGGATTACATAAAATCGAGGAACTCAAAGATAAAACTGatagaatgaagaaaaaagctgaagatattttgaaagaaaaaaaataa
- the LOC123311042 gene encoding kelch-like protein diablo — protein MGEMALGERPPSPARLSHTSDKHPKNTLTELNLLRRHRELCDVVLNVGTRKIFAHRVILSACSPYFRAMFTGELAESRQTEVTIRDIDELAMDLLIDFCYTSHIVVEESNVQMLLPAACLLQLTEIQDICCEFLKRQLDPSNCLGIRAFADTHSCRELLRIADKFTQHNFQEVMDSEEFLLLPVGQLVDIISSDELNVRTEEQVFNAVMLWVKYNVSERRQHLPQVLQHVRLPLLSPKFLVGTVGSDLLVRSDESCRDLVDEAKNYLLLPQERPLMQGPRTRPRKPTRRGEVLFAVGGWCSGDAIASVEKFDPQTMEWKMVAPMSKRRCGVGVAVLNDLLYAVGGHDGQSYLNSIERYDPQTDQWSCDVAPTTSCRTSVGVAVLDNLLYAVGGQDGVQCLNHVERYDPKENKWTKVAPMTTRRLGVAVAVLGNYLYAIGGSDGQSPLNTVERYDPRHNKWTLVSPMSTRRKHLGCAVFNNLIYAVGGRDDCMELSSAERYNPHTNTWSPIVAMTSRRSGVGLAVVNGQLYAVGGFDGTAYLKTIEFYDTEQNQWRLCGSMNYRRLGGGVGVMRAPQTENRVW, from the exons ATGGGAGAAATGGCTTTGGGGGAGAGACCCCCTTCTCCAGCCAGATTATCTCATACATCTGATAAACATCCCAAAAATACCCTCACTGAACTGAATTTACTGAGGCGACACAGGGAACTATGTGATGTTGTTCTGAATGTAGGAACTAGGAAAATATTTGCCCACAGAGTTATTCTCAGTGCATGCAGTCCCTATTTTCGGGCTATGTTCACTGGCGAATTGGCTGAATCTAGACAAACAGAAGTTACTATTAGAGATATTGATGAGCTAGCTATGGATTTACTGATAGATTTTTGTTATACATCTCATATTGTTGTAGAAGAGTCAAATGTACAAATGCTTCTACCAGCTGCTTGTTTATTGCAgctaactgaaattcaagatatATGTTGTGAATTTCTGAAAAGACAATTAGATCCTTCCAATTGTTTAGGAATAAGAGCCTTTGCAGATACACATTCTTGTAGAGAATTACTTAGAATAGCTGATAAATTTACCCAGCATAATTTTCAAGAAGTTATGGATAGCGAGGAGTTTCTATTACTTCCTGTTGGTCAACTTGTGGATATTATATCTAGTGATGAATTAAATGTCAGAACAGAGGAGCAAGTTTTTAATGCTGTCATGCTGTGGGTTAAATATAATGTATCTGAACGTAGGCAGCATTTGCCCCAAGTATTACAACATGTTAGATTACCCCTTTTAAGCCCCAAATTTCTTGTGGGAACTGTTGGGTCTGATCTGCTTGTGAGATCTGACGAGTCATGTCGAGATCTTGTGGATGAAGCAAAGAATTACCTCTTATTACCTCAAGAAAGACCTTTAATGCAAGGACCTAGAACAAGACCTAGAAAACCAACTAGAAGAG GTGAAGTACTTTTTGCTGTTGGAGGATGGTGTAGTGGAGATGCTATAGCATCTGTAGAAAAGTTCGATCCACAAACAATGGAATGGAAGATGGTAGCACCAATGAGCAAAAGAAGATGTGGAGTTGGTGTGGCTGTATTGAATGATTTGTTATATGCAGTGGGAGGACATGATGGCCAAAGTTATTTGAACAGCATTGAAAG ATATGATCCCCAAACTGACCAGTGGTCTTGTGATGTTGCCCCTACAACTTCTTGTAGGACAAGTGTGGGTGTTGCAGTACTTGATAATTTACTTTATGCAGTTGGAGGACAGGATGGTGTTCAATGTTTAAACCATGTTGAGAG atATGACCCTAAAGAGAATAAATGGACTAAAGTGGCCCCAATGACGACTCGTCGCTTAGGAGTTGCAGTAGCCGTGTTGGGTAATTATCTGTATGCTATTGGGGGTTCAGACGGCCAATCTCCTTTGAACACAGTGGAACGATATGACCCTCGCCATAATAAATGGACGCTCGTCAGTCCAATGTCAACAAGAAGGAAACACCTAGGATGTGCTGTTTTCAACAATTTAATATATGCTGTAGGAGGAAGGGACGATTGTATGGAattatcaagtgcggaaagatATAATCCTCATACGAACACTTGGAGTCCTATCGTAGCTATGACATCAAGAAGAAGTGGC GTTGGATTGGCTGTAGTGAATGGTCAGCTTTATGCTGTTGGTGGTTTTGATGGAACAGCTTATCTCAAAACAATAGAATTTTATGATACAGAGCAAAATCAATGGAGATTATGTGGATCAATGAATTATAGAAGATTAGGAGGTGGAGTTGGTGTTATGAGAGCTCCACAAACTGAGAATAGAGTCTGGTAG
- the LOC123312030 gene encoding nucleolar protein 11 has product MAKFGSYFGLCPLIDQKSLLGISEDFEKEHVIVTLGKNIAMKYRLLDQNQIISWTTKEKFTSPVIFDAKIGKYVAVFNHLFIRCWESDTSNLDRVKKFKLKSAVETIIVINETTIVIFKSGDMVSLEYALANHKTLMPEEILDVNEEYIVDNMFCTLRGDKYVGLLIGNSNTKRVSYLLWRSFDSKGNKSMFSKYPLRRNHQLVGSCFQLFDQKIQFLTLWSDGKLYRNSIEDNCQEHSEFFCTIKSISCRYPLSMVSLDRDYLAIYGGNSNQEGALLLIYNMQFKVTQCTQPFKLEAMGVKLFKIYEKLLVPVGQNLAVVPYYLENEQLSALVGSHSGSQNNEEDILITQQLEEVNWTGNNEIKKKKSKNYSIIEEYLSQGCPESTIFQELLPVFMEKTNIEGLNLLLQDFIDIPESCHAKVLRYILELPGYAFKNTKLVLNEVYPEELQPNERYKTLKLILEKPIKEINNIYWRLEVTNILKLLKFILYLLKDDKNITDIDFCMKLVKWVNLILSANCQIFFSSRDEELMKILVSFNEFINSGNSNSEFLYAEQVMKKKKTTRPSNCNYLIEKLEI; this is encoded by the coding sequence atggCTAAGTTTGGAAGTTATTTTGGGCTCTGTCCACTAATTGATCAAAAAAGCCTTTTAGGCATTTCTGAAGATTTTGAAAAAGAACATGTTATAGTAACATTGGGTAAGAATATCGCCATGAAATACAGATTACTGGACCAGAATCAAATAATAAGTTGGACTACTAAAGAAAAATTCACTTCACCAGTAATTTTCGATGCGAAAATTGGAAAGTATGTTGCAGTATTCAATCATTTATTCATTAGATGTTGGGAATCTGATACTTCAAATTTGGACCGAGTTaagaaattcaaattaaaatctGCTGTAGAAACAATTATAGTAATAAATGAGACGACTATAGTGATATTCAAATCAGGAGATATGGTAAGTCTGGAATATGCACTTGCTAATCATAAAACTCTAATGCCAGAAGAAATCTTGGATGTAAATGAAGAATATATTGTGGATAATATGTTCTGTACATTGAGAGGAGACAAATATGTTGGACTATTAATAGGAAATTCTAATACCAAGAGAGTGAGCTATTTATTGTGGAGAAGTTTCGACAGTAAGGGAAATAAATcaatgttttcaaaatatccattgAGAAGAAATCACCAATTAGTGGGAAGTTGCTTCCAATTATttgatcaaaaaattcaattcctCACACTATGGTCAGATGGAAAATTATATAGAAATTCCATAGAAGATAACTGTCAGGAGCACAGTGAATTTTTTTGTACTATCAAATCTATATCTTGTAGATACCCACTATCAATGGTTAGTCTAGATAGGGATTACCTTGCAATATATGGAGGTAATAGTAATCAAGAAGGGGCTCTTTTACTGATATACAATATGCAATTTAAAGTTACTCAGTGTACACAACCATTCAAACTGGAAGCCATGGGTgttaaattatttaaaatatatgaaaaacttTTAGTACCAGTTGGACAAAATTTAGCAGTTGTTCCATACTATTTAGAAAACGAACAGTTATCTGCCCTTGTAGGAAGTCACTCtggaagtcaaaataatgaAGAAGATATTTTGATTACTCAACAGCTAGAGGAAGTGAATTGGACTGGaaacaatgaaataaaaaagaagaaaagtaaAAACTATTCTataattgaagaatatttatctCAAGGATGTCCAGAATCTACTATATTTCAAGAGCTTCTACCTGTGTTTATGGAAAAAACCAATATTGAGGGACTAAACCTTCTGCTCCAAGATTTTATTGATATACCAGAAAGTTGTCATGCTAAAGTACTAAGGTACATTTTGGAATTACCTGGATATGCTTTTAAAAACACCAAATTAGTGTTAAATGAAGTTTATCCTGAAGAGTTACAACCCAATGAAAGGTATAAAACATTGAAACTTATCCTCGAAAAACCAATCAAAGAAATTAATAATATATATTGGAGATTAGAAGTGACAAATATACTGAAATTGTTGAAGTTTATATTATATTTGTTGAAGGAtgataaaaatatcacagatattgaTTTTTGTATGAAACTGGTTAAATGGGTGAACTTGATATTATCTGCAaattgccaaatatttttttcctcaaGAGATGAAGAACTGATGAAAATATTAGTTTCTTTCAATGAATTCATTAATTCAGgaaattcaaattcagaatttttATATGCAGAGCAGGttatgaaaaaaaagaaaactacTAGGCCTTCTAACTGTAATtatttaattgaaaaacttgaaatatga
- the LOC123311491 gene encoding THAP domain-containing protein 6-like isoform X1 codes for MVKSCSAYNCTQRYRKGNGISFFSFPSDSKLRSLWVLAMKRENFEPTNSTVLCSNHFLESDVVRQFGQIKLREGSIPSIFDFPDHLKKRTPKPRKIRKRLAEKEIQAESTSEEKKLKLDLPSTSSENYSEPVIINAKDCSEKPQVQKKIRRRHYFGDVKYSALKTAEAKMVWNIANRTIEKIRKENNKLRTKKHKLQSRVTKLKELIVHLKTSKNVSQNCYDIMQCMCFRILFYFGSVRMVPPLPRNQLKGIAHIFFSFLHIWGKYIGK; via the exons ATGGTAAAGTCATGTTCGGCTTATAATTGTACGCAAAGGTACAGAAAAGGCAATGGGATTTCATTTTTCTC ATTTCCCAGTGATTCAAAACTGAGATCCCTATGGGTCTTAGCCATGAAAAGGGAAAATTTTGAGCCAACAAATTCTACTGTATTATGTAGTAACCACTTTCTTGAAAGTGATGTGGTCAGACAATTCGGCCAAATCAAACTGAGAGAAGGTTCAATTCcttcaatttttgattttcctgaTCACTTGAAAAAGAGAACACCCAAACCAAGGAAAATCAGGAAAAGATTAGCTGAGAAGGAGATTCAAGCAGAATCTACTTCTGAAGAGAAAAAACTCAAGCTGGATCTTCCATCAACTAG ttctgaaaactACTCTGAGCCTGTGATTATCAATGCCAAGGATTGCTCTGAAAAACCTCAGGTTCAAAAGAAAATAAG GAGGAGGCATTATTTTGGAGATGTAAAATATTCTGCACTCAAAACAGCTGAAGCCAAAATGGTTTGGAATATTGCCAATAGGACTATCGAAAAAATTAGaaaggaaaataataaattaagaACTAAAAAACATAAATTGCAGAGCAGGGTGACAAAGCTGAAAGAACTTATAGTGCATTTGAAAACTTCTAAAAATGTCTCTCAAAATTGTTATGACATAATGCAG TGCATGTGttttagaattttattttattttggctCAGTAAGGATGGTGCCCCCTCTTCCCAGAAACCAACTCAAAGGTATAgctcacatatttttttcatttctacatATCTGGGGTAAGTATATAGGTAAGTAA
- the LOC123311491 gene encoding THAP domain-containing protein 6-like isoform X3, producing the protein MVKSCSAYNCTQRYRKGNGISFFSFPSDSKLRSLWVLAMKRENFEPTNSTVLCSNHFLESDVVRQFGQIKLREGSIPSIFDFPDHLKKRTPKPRKIRKRLAEKEIQAESTSEEKKLKLDLPSTSSENYSEPVIINAKDCSEKPQVQKKIRRRHYFGDVKYSALKTAEAKMVWNIANRTIEKIRKENNKLRTKKHKLQSRVTKLKELIVHLKTSKNVSQNCYDIMQ; encoded by the exons ATGGTAAAGTCATGTTCGGCTTATAATTGTACGCAAAGGTACAGAAAAGGCAATGGGATTTCATTTTTCTC ATTTCCCAGTGATTCAAAACTGAGATCCCTATGGGTCTTAGCCATGAAAAGGGAAAATTTTGAGCCAACAAATTCTACTGTATTATGTAGTAACCACTTTCTTGAAAGTGATGTGGTCAGACAATTCGGCCAAATCAAACTGAGAGAAGGTTCAATTCcttcaatttttgattttcctgaTCACTTGAAAAAGAGAACACCCAAACCAAGGAAAATCAGGAAAAGATTAGCTGAGAAGGAGATTCAAGCAGAATCTACTTCTGAAGAGAAAAAACTCAAGCTGGATCTTCCATCAACTAG ttctgaaaactACTCTGAGCCTGTGATTATCAATGCCAAGGATTGCTCTGAAAAACCTCAGGTTCAAAAGAAAATAAG GAGGAGGCATTATTTTGGAGATGTAAAATATTCTGCACTCAAAACAGCTGAAGCCAAAATGGTTTGGAATATTGCCAATAGGACTATCGAAAAAATTAGaaaggaaaataataaattaagaACTAAAAAACATAAATTGCAGAGCAGGGTGACAAAGCTGAAAGAACTTATAGTGCATTTGAAAACTTCTAAAAATGTCTCTCAAAATTGTTATGACATAATGCAG TAA
- the LOC123311491 gene encoding THAP domain-containing protein 6-like isoform X2 produces the protein MVKSCSAYNCTQRYRKGNGISFFSFPSDSKLRSLWVLAMKRENFEPTNSTVLCSNHFLESDVVRQFGQIKLREGSIPSIFDFPDHLKKRTPKPRKIRKRLAEKEIQAESTSEEKKLKLDLPSTSSENYSEPVIINAKDCSEKPQVQKKIRRRHYFGDVKYSALKTAEAKMVWNIANRTIEKIRKENNKLRTKKHKLQSRVTKLKELIVHLKTSKNVSQNCYDIMQVKDKYELKAYKESLTNAN, from the exons ATGGTAAAGTCATGTTCGGCTTATAATTGTACGCAAAGGTACAGAAAAGGCAATGGGATTTCATTTTTCTC ATTTCCCAGTGATTCAAAACTGAGATCCCTATGGGTCTTAGCCATGAAAAGGGAAAATTTTGAGCCAACAAATTCTACTGTATTATGTAGTAACCACTTTCTTGAAAGTGATGTGGTCAGACAATTCGGCCAAATCAAACTGAGAGAAGGTTCAATTCcttcaatttttgattttcctgaTCACTTGAAAAAGAGAACACCCAAACCAAGGAAAATCAGGAAAAGATTAGCTGAGAAGGAGATTCAAGCAGAATCTACTTCTGAAGAGAAAAAACTCAAGCTGGATCTTCCATCAACTAG ttctgaaaactACTCTGAGCCTGTGATTATCAATGCCAAGGATTGCTCTGAAAAACCTCAGGTTCAAAAGAAAATAAG GAGGAGGCATTATTTTGGAGATGTAAAATATTCTGCACTCAAAACAGCTGAAGCCAAAATGGTTTGGAATATTGCCAATAGGACTATCGAAAAAATTAGaaaggaaaataataaattaagaACTAAAAAACATAAATTGCAGAGCAGGGTGACAAAGCTGAAAGAACTTATAGTGCATTTGAAAACTTCTAAAAATGTCTCTCAAAATTGTTATGACATAATGCAGGTAAAAGACAAGTATGAACTGAAGGCCTATAAAGAATCATTGACTAATGCAAATTAA
- the LOC123312092 gene encoding WASH complex subunit 1-like has translation MTKYSVNLIPPNLRKNETIIQIADSLDHLSKVLDDVMLHIEKRVDNYNNKLEKVSNRLHNVESKIGQLKHTKNAIQVFSSSKHPANDIKRNYTSIFPTDTEIPLIRHEVSQKYPLKKDEPIDKLHIYHVKLSKIEPEKIEGLGQVPNDANCISDLILYNSGRNPYKEFSISRSVPLHHASVKPENSKVQIGNAPASIAERSFSNLANQEYFYSPDLGDVPALDVPLDLPDLPGIAGNVRYEEDNNLVIAPSVAFSPTLRSSPLDQKILCDNLEDLPEITLQLPQEIDELQSAIENIDVTEQAIIEPDEIKNEQPSNKIIIEKNKFDKPSKLPEVPDTRASLMEAIRKAGGTKILKSADIKPASIKSETSTGDLMADLHAKLSMRRKGISGAKKDLENSELDSRTALSLMSALIPPPEESNDETDQEDWE, from the coding sequence ATGACGAAATATAGTGTTAATTTAATTCCACCAAATTTGCGAAAAAATGAAACGATTATTCAGATTGCCGATTCCTTGGATCATCTTTCTAAGGTACTTGACGATGTAATGTTGCATATAGAGAAAAGAGTGGATAACTATAATAACAAATtagaaaaagtttcaaatagaTTACACAATGTGGAGAGCAAAATTGGCCAGTTGAAACATACTAAAAATGCTATACAAGTATTTTCTAGCAGCAAACATCCAGCGAATGATATAAAAAGGAATTATACATCGATATTTCCAACTGATACAGAAATACCTCTTATAAGACATGAAGTGAGTCAAAAATATCCCTTGAAAAAAGATGAGCCGATTGATAAGTTACATATATATCATGTTAAGTTGAGTAAGATAGAACCAGAGAAAATAGAAGGTCTTGGACAAGTTCCAAATGATGCAAATTGTATTAGTGATTTAATTCTGTATAATTCTGGTAGAAATCCTTATAAGGAATTCTCCATATCTAGGTCTGTACCGTTACATCATGCTTCAGTGAAACCAGAAAATAgcaaagttcagataggaaatgctCCTGCCTCTATTGCTGAAAGATCTTTTTCAAATTTAGCTAATCAAGAATACTTTTACTCTCCAGATTTGGGTGATGTACCTGCTTTGGATGTTCCATTAGATCTTCCTGATTTGCCTGGCATTGCTGGTAATGTCAGATATGAAGAGGATAACAATCTGGTTATTGCACCTTCTGTTGCCTTCTCTCCAACACTGAGAAGTAGTCCATTGGATCAAAAAATCTTATGTGATAATTTAGAAGACTTACCAGAGATAACATTGCAATTACCTCAAGAAATTGATGAATTACAATCggctattgaaaatattgatgtcaCTGAACAAGCAATAATTGAAccagatgaaataaaaaatgaacagccttctaataaaattatcattgaaaaaaataaatttgataaACCTTCAAAATTGCCCGAAGTTCCTGATACAAGGGCTTCTTTGATGGAAGCTATCCGAAAAGCTGGTGGcactaaaattttgaaatcagcTGATATCAAACCAGCATCAATTAAAAGTGAAACTTCAACTGGTGATTTGATGGCGGACTTGCATGCTAAACTATCAATGAGAAGGAAAGGCATATCAGGAGCAAAGAAAGACCTTGAAAACTCCGAATTAGATTCCAGAACAGCCTTGAGTTTAATGTCTGCTTTGATTCCACCCCCAGAAGAGTCCAATGATGAAACAGACCAAGAAGATTGGGAATGA